TGAATAATATTGCGGTTGCCATTGTCTGCATTCGGATAGCTCAGGACGAAATTCACTTCAGGCATCTGTTTTAGTGCGGCAAATAGCGGCGTGACATCTTCTTGCGTCAGATTGGTTTCCGGATGATAGGTAATCAGGAAATACGGCTGGGAAAAGTCAAAATCATATTGCTGACTAAGTTCTGTAAGACTTTTAAATGGAGTCCGCTGGATATGTTCCAGTCCAATCGCACCGACATTAAACACGCGATCGGGAGCTTCTCCGAGCTGAAGAATACGCTTGCGATATACATCTGCTGCAGCAAAATGCAGGTTCGACATTTTAGAAATGGCATGCCGGATGGAGTCATCATAAGCCCCTTCGGTGAGTTCACCGCCATGCAAATGGGCCACTGGTACATGCATAATCAGTGCCGCCTGGGTAATTGCCAGAGCCTCAAAACGGTCACCTAAAACAATCAGCACATCCGGTTGCATGCGTTTTAATGCATCCGCGAAGCCAATCAGGCCAACACCCATCGATTTCACCACAGCCGCAGCACTGTCCGAAGACAGCAGCATTTCGACCGATTCGGTAATTTCGAATCCATCCTGAACGATGGTTTTCCAGGTTTCACCATGTTCCGGAGAATAATGCATGGCACTGGCCAGAATCTGTAATTCCAGTTCGGGATCCTGCTGGATGTCACGCATCAGCCAGTACAACAGTCCATATTCAGCACGTGTCCCAGTAAAAACAGCAATTTTTTTCATGGCTTAGGACTCTAAAGGTACGGAACTTGGGATATTAACCACACGCTGTTCCAGCCAGTGCGAGTTGCTTAAGTCACCATGTAAGCCCTGTTGCTGGTACATCGGCAATTTGGTCATTAACGTCCAGATCGGACGGGTCATCACTTGCGCCTGATTGGTTTTTTCCAGAATTCGGTCACGATGAGCTTTGTCCTGACAGATAATGGCATTCAACCAATAGTTAGAACGACAGTGTTCAGGCTCAGAGACAAACGTCACTTCGGAATCGGCGAAAAAGTCTTGATACTGCGTGGCCAATTGACGTTTTTTCTGTAGGAAAATGCCCAGATTTTCCATCTGTGCACAACCCAAGGCCGCATTTAAATTCGGCATACGATAGTTAAAA
This portion of the Acinetobacter sp. GSS19 genome encodes:
- the neuC gene encoding UDP-N-acetylglucosamine 2-epimerase, with amino-acid sequence MKKIAVFTGTRAEYGLLYWLMRDIQQDPELELQILASAMHYSPEHGETWKTIVQDGFEITESVEMLLSSDSAAAVVKSMGVGLIGFADALKRMQPDVLIVLGDRFEALAITQAALIMHVPVAHLHGGELTEGAYDDSIRHAISKMSNLHFAAADVYRKRILQLGEAPDRVFNVGAIGLEHIQRTPFKSLTELSQQYDFDFSQPYFLITYHPETNLTQEDVTPLFAALKQMPEVNFVLSYPNADNGNRNIIQAMLDLKNTYPDRVLLVKSFGIQNYLSVLKNALAMVGNSSSGLSEAPALQIPTINIGDRQKGRLRCESVLDVELDEQAILTALQKVKSYPKHKLKHVIPPLGCGNTSEKIIQILKSVDFQKKAAFYDL